Proteins encoded together in one Myxococcales bacterium window:
- a CDS encoding 1-acyl-sn-glycerol-3-phosphate acyltransferase has translation MGRARDVVRSAGIWAGIAGVVAVAVPPMVIGYPLVLVDPNRAISDWYFRTLGKALARVNPRWRLHVEGKEKLAHGAPFVLVVNHQSFADLIAMCFLDHPTKYLGKASVFEVPVFGWALRIAGEVPVVRGDRDSGRGALESLGRWLERGVSVALFPEGTRSESGEIGEFKLGAFKLAIAHRRPIVPIVLAGARELLPKGSLVFKREADIHVRVLDPFRTDDLTIDDAPRLAREVRDAMVAAYRDLPA, from the coding sequence ATGGGTCGGGCGCGCGATGTCGTTCGCTCCGCGGGGATCTGGGCGGGGATCGCCGGGGTCGTCGCGGTGGCGGTACCTCCGATGGTGATCGGCTACCCCCTCGTGCTCGTCGATCCGAACCGGGCGATCAGCGACTGGTACTTCCGGACCCTCGGAAAGGCGCTCGCGCGCGTGAACCCGCGCTGGAGGCTCCACGTGGAGGGCAAGGAGAAGCTCGCGCACGGCGCGCCGTTCGTGCTGGTGGTCAACCATCAGAGCTTCGCCGACCTCATCGCGATGTGCTTCCTCGACCACCCGACGAAGTACCTCGGTAAGGCGAGCGTGTTCGAGGTCCCGGTGTTCGGGTGGGCGCTGCGCATCGCCGGTGAGGTCCCCGTCGTGCGGGGCGACCGGGACAGCGGTCGGGGCGCCCTCGAGTCGCTCGGGCGCTGGCTCGAGCGAGGCGTGTCGGTCGCGCTCTTCCCGGAGGGCACGCGCAGCGAGAGCGGCGAGATCGGGGAGTTCAAGCTCGGGGCGTTCAAGCTCGCGATCGCCCACCGGCGGCCGATCGTGCCGATCGTCCTCGCCGGAGCGCGGGAGCTGCTCCCCAAGGGCTCGCTCGTGTTCAAGCGCGAGGCCGACATCCACGTTAGGGTGCTCGACCCGTTCCGCACGGACGACCTCACGATCGACGACGCGCCGCGGCTCGCGCGTGAGGTCCGCGACGCGATGGTCGCGGCGTACCGGGACCTGCCAGCGTAG
- a CDS encoding RNA polymerase sigma factor yields MAILSNVLDSDSDATSSRQGSRSAEATFDALYERRFADTCRFVRALGGRAADVEDLAQETFLVARRKLSGFDGKNEAGWLFAIARHVVRSERRKRWLLSFFSPQKTAPLDDLVSRDADPEARLARAEDMRLAERALERLTEKRRVPFVLFELEGYSGEEIATLLEIPVATVWTRLHHARRDFAAFVAEEGPR; encoded by the coding sequence GTGGCCATCCTTTCGAACGTCCTCGACAGCGACTCCGACGCGACCTCGTCGCGCCAGGGCTCGCGCTCGGCCGAGGCCACGTTCGACGCCCTCTACGAGCGGCGCTTCGCGGACACCTGCCGGTTCGTGAGGGCTCTCGGCGGGCGCGCGGCCGACGTCGAGGACCTCGCCCAGGAGACGTTCCTCGTCGCGCGGCGCAAGCTCTCGGGCTTCGACGGCAAGAACGAGGCAGGCTGGCTCTTCGCGATCGCCCGCCACGTGGTGCGCAGCGAGCGCCGAAAGCGGTGGCTCTTGAGCTTCTTCTCCCCGCAGAAGACCGCGCCGCTCGACGACCTCGTGAGCCGCGACGCCGATCCCGAGGCGCGCCTCGCCCGCGCCGAGGACATGCGCCTCGCCGAGCGCGCCCTCGAGCGTTTGACCGAGAAGCGCCGCGTGCCGTTCGTGCTCTTCGAGCTCGAGGGGTACTCCGGCGAAGAGATCGCGACGTTGCTCGAGATCCCGGTGGCCACGGTGTGGACACGGCTCCACCACGCTCGGCGTGATTTTGCGGCGTTCGTCGCCGAGGAGGGCCCACGATGA